A part of Anaerolineales bacterium genomic DNA contains:
- a CDS encoding lysylphosphatidylglycerol synthase transmembrane domain-containing protein produces MSPEASGKGRSNVRRRNIGGVLRSLLPRMIGIVLLVFLLKQLDLRYLLDTLKQAHLGTILFAICLLILLIGIKTIRWQVILSALNLSLPWKEAYLAYFASIFIGFLTPGRLGEFGRAFYVHDEVNSRSGMAISSVLADRLFDLYTLLLVGVAAIFSIGTPQYRLWMILFFLLTLLPLILFLNDRTFIWMQNAAGRLGQYGRRLFDPEGWLVGVRHGLLKMGTRAVAVCTGLTIAAYGVYFTQCFLLSKSLALDVNYGVIMFSVALGSLITLLPFSISGLGTREATIVAYMSTVGVAAEKALSFSFLVFVTFYVAGGLVGAIAWLVHPIRLDFKRGATGQD; encoded by the coding sequence ATGTCGCCGGAAGCGAGTGGTAAAGGGCGCTCGAACGTGCGCAGGCGGAATATCGGCGGGGTACTCCGATCGCTGCTGCCTCGTATGATCGGCATCGTCCTGTTGGTCTTTTTACTCAAGCAGCTCGATTTGCGTTATCTGCTGGACACACTCAAGCAGGCACATCTGGGAACGATCCTGTTTGCCATATGCTTATTGATTCTTCTCATTGGAATTAAAACCATACGTTGGCAGGTGATCCTGAGCGCGTTGAACCTCTCCTTACCCTGGAAGGAGGCATACCTGGCTTACTTTGCCAGTATTTTCATCGGCTTCTTGACTCCGGGCCGTCTGGGAGAATTCGGGAGAGCGTTTTATGTCCACGACGAAGTAAATTCCCGATCCGGTATGGCGATTTCCAGCGTGCTTGCCGATCGTCTTTTCGATCTTTATACCCTGCTGCTCGTCGGAGTTGCGGCGATCTTTTCGATTGGGACGCCGCAGTACCGGTTGTGGATGATCCTGTTCTTTCTGCTCACGCTGCTGCCTCTGATCCTCTTTCTTAACGACCGCACTTTCATCTGGATGCAGAATGCCGCCGGCCGCTTGGGCCAATACGGCAGGAGACTCTTCGATCCGGAGGGTTGGTTGGTGGGCGTCCGTCATGGATTACTAAAAATGGGAACGAGGGCCGTGGCGGTTTGCACCGGACTTACCATTGCCGCGTATGGGGTCTATTTCACCCAATGTTTTCTTCTATCGAAGTCATTGGCGCTCGATGTTAACTATGGTGTCATCATGTTCAGCGTTGCATTGGGAAGTCTGATCACACTCTTGCCATTCTCCATATCCGGATTGGGAACGCGCGAGGCGACGATCGTGGCTTATATGAGTACAGTGGGTGTGGCCGCCGAAAAAGCACTGAGCTTTTCCTTTCTCGTGTTCGTTACCTTCTACGTTGCAGGCGGACTGGTTGGAGCGATTGCCTGGTTGGTCCATCCGATTCGGTTGGATTTCAAACGGGGAGCGACGGGTCAGGATTGA
- a CDS encoding methyltransferase domain-containing protein has product MEQIAAENSFIGRIKEEIEHWRRKDWTFEDVGRHWDATEDYDEINEGTYSYFRRFIDGLRLSDLAAGSQVLDFCARTGNGTAYFFENEKVGSAVCADVSDRMGQICVERLRQSGLQDFVWQKILDYAFPFEDETFDAVLCFETVEHFPDPARLIREIGRLTRPGGSLILTTPNVLWEPVHALAAIFKLHHSEGPHRFIRLARLQSMIVDAGFEIENVETTVLIPGGPRWLIRIGEWIENRTREWLMPLLGLRRVIIARKGEK; this is encoded by the coding sequence ATGGAACAAATTGCAGCGGAAAATTCTTTCATCGGACGAATCAAGGAAGAGATCGAACATTGGCGGCGTAAGGATTGGACCTTCGAGGACGTAGGACGCCATTGGGATGCAACGGAAGACTACGACGAGATCAATGAAGGGACTTATTCCTACTTTCGCCGTTTCATAGATGGTTTGAGATTGAGTGACCTCGCGGCTGGATCCCAGGTCCTGGATTTCTGCGCGCGCACCGGAAACGGAACAGCGTATTTCTTCGAAAACGAAAAGGTGGGTTCGGCCGTCTGTGCCGATGTATCTGACCGCATGGGTCAAATCTGTGTGGAACGGCTGCGTCAGAGTGGGTTGCAGGATTTTGTCTGGCAGAAAATCCTCGATTACGCTTTTCCATTCGAGGACGAGACATTCGATGCCGTTCTGTGTTTCGAAACCGTTGAGCATTTTCCCGATCCGGCCCGTTTGATCCGGGAAATCGGCCGCCTTACCAGACCGGGAGGCTCGCTCATCCTTACGACGCCGAACGTGTTGTGGGAGCCGGTTCATGCGCTCGCTGCGATCTTCAAGCTGCACCATTCTGAAGGTCCGCATCGATTCATTCGACTCGCCAGATTGCAGTCGATGATCGTCGATGCCGGCTTCGAAATCGAGAACGTCGAAACGACCGTTCTCATTCCGGGCGGTCCGAGATGGCTGATACGGATCGGAGAGTGGATCGAAAATCGGACGAGGGAGTGGCTGATGCCGCTCCTCGGTCTTCGCCGCGTGATTATCGCCCGAAAAGGCGAAAAGTGA
- a CDS encoding Coenzyme F420 hydrogenase/dehydrogenase, beta subunit C-terminal domain translates to MTESTRSESSDVYRRLRDEVVERGLCTHCGTCAGLSGGNIDMVRGGSGPLPVSQRDDSSTLTELAYQACPGLGINYPQLFRWFFDGLPHNWLIGAYRQIFLGYSLIPRIRRCGSSGGVITQTLLYLLENDLIDGGIVLQHGSPEAWLSTPMIARTAEEIEAAAQSVYVPVPVNTILAEVESFDGRLAYVGLPDQVAAIRQLQRLGHAGAKKIEYVIGPYVGTIMYLDSIRSYLRSKCAKKLEDIAELRYREGEWPGCLQIKLKSGEILRENKFYYNYLIPFYLTKSTLLSVDFTNELTDISVGDAWNPQLEERGGGFSVVLARTELGSRLLKEMKDRGLLALDELSLDAALAMHGHMLDFKKRGTFIRMAWRRRFGRAVPQYGYAPEHISIVRKLVEIFISGILLAGHSRLARYLVERIPLKLIGPLFDVLRKAWKRISKPTKRSGLRTMTFRIDPSTQSDR, encoded by the coding sequence GTGACCGAGTCTACTAGGAGCGAATCGAGCGACGTGTATCGACGCTTGCGAGATGAGGTCGTCGAGCGCGGCTTGTGCACCCATTGCGGAACGTGCGCGGGATTGTCCGGTGGAAACATCGACATGGTACGCGGAGGCAGTGGGCCGCTTCCGGTATCGCAGCGAGACGACAGCTCGACGTTGACCGAGCTCGCTTACCAGGCGTGTCCCGGATTGGGTATCAATTATCCGCAGCTCTTCCGCTGGTTTTTCGATGGCCTGCCTCATAATTGGTTGATCGGCGCATATCGCCAGATATTCCTCGGGTATTCCTTAATTCCTAGAATCCGGCGCTGCGGATCTTCAGGAGGCGTGATCACCCAAACGCTGCTCTATCTGCTTGAGAACGATCTGATCGACGGCGGCATCGTGCTGCAGCATGGTTCCCCCGAAGCCTGGCTCTCCACTCCGATGATTGCCCGGACAGCGGAGGAGATCGAAGCGGCTGCGCAGAGCGTGTACGTACCGGTTCCGGTGAACACTATCCTCGCTGAAGTCGAATCCTTCGACGGACGCCTGGCGTACGTTGGCTTGCCGGATCAGGTGGCGGCGATCCGGCAATTACAGCGTCTGGGACACGCAGGCGCAAAGAAGATCGAATATGTCATTGGTCCGTACGTGGGAACGATCATGTATCTGGATTCGATTCGCAGCTATTTACGATCGAAGTGCGCAAAAAAGCTGGAAGACATTGCGGAGCTCCGTTACCGGGAGGGGGAATGGCCGGGCTGCCTGCAAATTAAATTGAAGAGCGGCGAAATCCTGCGGGAGAACAAATTCTACTACAACTACTTGATCCCCTTCTATCTCACGAAGAGCACGCTGCTGAGCGTCGATTTTACGAACGAGTTGACAGACATTTCCGTTGGCGATGCCTGGAATCCCCAACTCGAAGAACGAGGCGGCGGCTTCTCTGTCGTCCTGGCCCGTACAGAGCTGGGCTCTCGATTGCTGAAAGAGATGAAGGACAGGGGTCTGCTGGCGCTCGATGAATTATCGTTAGACGCTGCATTGGCGATGCACGGTCATATGCTCGATTTCAAGAAACGCGGAACGTTCATCCGCATGGCCTGGCGTCGACGCTTCGGCCGCGCCGTTCCCCAATACGGATACGCTCCCGAACACATATCCATCGTACGCAAATTAGTTGAAATCTTCATTTCGGGAATCCTTCTCGCCGGCCACTCCCGGTTGGCGAGGTATCTGGTCGAACGTATACCGCTAAAGCTGATCGGACCGTTGTTCGACGTACTGAGGAAGGCCTGGAAACGCATATCCAAACCGACGAAGAGAAGTGGTTTGCGGACGATGACGTTCCGAATCGATCCATCGACGCAATCAGATCGCTGA
- a CDS encoding glycosyltransferase family 2 protein yields MSEMGNPTNSSTREKDDAISSAVSVIVPAFNEQGGIGPVLERIHQVLQKRRWDYEVIVVDDGSDDDTFAVAEGISNTKVLRHSRNRGYGSALKTGIRHAKFENLLITDADGTYPVDQIPEIVERLTHSDCDMVVGARVGENVSIPLLRRPAKWFIRKLAELVAGIPIPDLNSGLRVFRKDASLPFFNMLPGGFSFTTTITLAMLTNGYIVEYIPISYFQRVGKS; encoded by the coding sequence ATGTCTGAAATGGGAAATCCTACGAATTCCTCCACCCGTGAGAAGGACGATGCGATCTCATCCGCCGTATCCGTCATCGTTCCTGCTTTCAACGAACAAGGAGGCATCGGGCCCGTTCTGGAACGCATACATCAAGTTCTTCAGAAGCGGCGCTGGGATTACGAAGTGATCGTGGTCGATGACGGCTCTGATGATGATACGTTCGCCGTCGCGGAAGGAATTTCGAATACGAAAGTGCTTCGTCATTCTCGCAACCGGGGCTATGGCTCGGCGCTGAAGACCGGGATCCGGCACGCTAAATTCGAGAACCTCTTGATTACGGATGCGGACGGAACGTATCCCGTCGATCAAATTCCTGAAATCGTAGAGCGGTTGACCCACAGCGATTGTGACATGGTAGTAGGCGCGAGGGTGGGAGAAAACGTGTCCATTCCACTTCTGCGCCGGCCGGCAAAGTGGTTCATTCGGAAATTGGCGGAACTCGTGGCGGGCATTCCGATCCCGGATCTGAACTCGGGTCTTCGTGTTTTTCGGAAGGATGCCTCTCTTCCATTTTTCAACATGCTGCCCGGCGGTTTTTCGTTTACCACGACGATCACGTTGGCCATGTTGACCAACGGATACATCGTTGAGTACATCCCAATTTCATACTTCCAACGCGTGGGAAAGTC